Proteins from one Ramlibacter sp. PS4R-6 genomic window:
- the bamB gene encoding outer membrane protein assembly factor BamB, with the protein MKSARILVAALALALAGCSVLPSWMGGGPDKPKAAELTSNPASLGVRQAWTARIGPVDIPVAVNVQGTTVTLASSDGSIAALDAASGRELWRTSAGGPIAAGVGSDGRVSAVVTTGGDVVAFRDGKELWRQRLNVSGYTAPFVAGGRVFVLLADRSVVAFDGQNGRRLWTQTRPSQPLSLKYPGTMLAVGDTLVVGLAGRLVGMNPNTGAPRWDVAVATPRGINDVERLADLVGRASRVADIVCARAFQTAVGCVDAGRGAVVWTKSANGFEGVDGDGSFVFGTEADSTVIAWKRDSGDKAWTSDLLLNRGLSAPLVLGRAVVVGDDFGYVHLLAREDGKLLNRLATDGTPIMGAPVAAGTTLVVVTKGGGVFGFVPQ; encoded by the coding sequence ATGAAGTCCGCCCGCATCCTCGTCGCCGCGCTCGCGCTCGCCCTCGCCGGCTGTTCGGTCCTGCCCTCGTGGATGGGCGGCGGGCCCGACAAGCCGAAGGCCGCCGAACTCACGTCCAACCCGGCGTCGCTCGGCGTGCGCCAGGCGTGGACGGCCCGCATCGGCCCGGTCGACATCCCGGTCGCCGTGAACGTGCAAGGCACCACCGTGACGCTCGCCAGCAGCGACGGCTCGATCGCGGCGCTCGACGCCGCGAGCGGCCGCGAGCTGTGGCGCACCAGCGCCGGCGGCCCCATCGCCGCGGGCGTGGGCAGCGACGGGCGCGTGTCCGCCGTGGTCACCACGGGCGGCGACGTCGTCGCGTTCCGTGACGGCAAGGAGCTGTGGCGCCAGCGCCTGAACGTCAGCGGCTACACCGCGCCCTTCGTCGCGGGCGGCCGTGTCTTCGTGCTGCTGGCCGACCGCTCGGTGGTGGCTTTCGACGGCCAGAACGGCCGGCGCCTGTGGACGCAGACGCGCCCGAGCCAGCCGCTGTCGCTGAAGTACCCCGGCACCATGCTGGCGGTCGGCGACACCCTCGTCGTGGGCCTGGCGGGCCGCCTCGTGGGCATGAATCCCAACACCGGCGCACCGCGCTGGGACGTCGCGGTGGCCACGCCGCGTGGCATCAACGACGTGGAGCGCCTGGCCGACCTGGTGGGCCGCGCGAGCCGCGTGGCGGACATCGTCTGCGCCCGGGCCTTCCAGACGGCCGTGGGCTGCGTCGACGCGGGCCGGGGCGCCGTGGTGTGGACCAAGAGCGCCAACGGCTTCGAAGGCGTGGACGGCGACGGCAGCTTCGTCTTCGGCACCGAGGCCGACAGCACCGTGATCGCGTGGAAGCGCGACAGCGGCGACAAGGCCTGGACCAGCGACCTGCTGCTCAACCGCGGCCTGTCCGCGCCGCTCGTGCTCGGCCGCGCGGTCGTCGTCGGCGACGACTTCGGCTACGTGCACCTGCTCGCGCGCGAGGATGGCAAGCTGCTGAACCGCCTGGCGACGGACGGCACGCCGATCATGGGCGCGCCGGTCGCGGCCGGCACCACGCTCGTGGTGGTCACCAAGGGCGGCGGGGTCTTCGGCTTCGTCCCGCAGTAA
- a CDS encoding YfgM family protein yields MANNLDLEEQEQLAELKHFWNQYGNLISWTLIVVFGAIAAWNGWQYWQRTQSVQAAALFDEVDRASAQAETARAERAFADIKEKFPRTAFAHQAGLLTAKVLAEKGNSEGAKAALAWVAENAGDDGYKAVARLRLVALLVEAKAYDDALKQLAADFPPEYEGLAQDRRGDVYSLQGKKAEAKAEYLKAYKALDAASDLRRVVEVKLTALGVDVRELAPAPAAAASGAAKT; encoded by the coding sequence ATGGCGAACAATCTCGACCTCGAGGAACAGGAGCAGCTGGCCGAGCTGAAGCACTTCTGGAACCAGTACGGCAACCTCATTTCCTGGACGCTGATCGTCGTATTCGGCGCCATCGCGGCGTGGAACGGCTGGCAGTACTGGCAGCGCACGCAGTCCGTGCAGGCCGCGGCGCTCTTCGACGAGGTCGACCGTGCGTCGGCGCAAGCCGAGACCGCGCGTGCGGAACGCGCCTTCGCCGACATCAAGGAGAAATTCCCGCGCACGGCCTTTGCCCACCAGGCGGGGCTGCTCACCGCCAAGGTGCTCGCCGAGAAGGGCAACAGCGAAGGCGCCAAGGCGGCGCTGGCATGGGTGGCGGAGAACGCCGGCGACGACGGCTACAAGGCCGTGGCGCGGTTGCGCCTGGTGGCGCTGCTGGTCGAGGCGAAAGCGTATGACGACGCGCTCAAGCAGCTCGCGGCCGACTTCCCGCCCGAGTACGAAGGCCTCGCCCAGGACCGCCGCGGCGACGTCTACAGCCTGCAAGGCAAGAAGGCGGAAGCGAAGGCCGAGTACCTGAAGGCGTACAAGGCGCTCGACGCCGCCAGCGACCTGCGCCGCGTCGTCGAAGTCAAACTCACCGCGCTGGGCGTGGACGTGCGCGAACTCGCGCCCGCGCCGGCCGCCGCCGCTTCCGGAGCCGCCAAGACATGA
- the hisS gene encoding histidine--tRNA ligase: MAEKLSAVKGMNDILPAGVPRKEVLPRNTTWVWFDEVVRRVMQRYGYQYIVTPVVEPTQLFVRGLGEVTDIVEKEMYSFTDSMNGDALTLRPEATAGIVRAVVEHNALYNGPLRVWTTGPMFRHERPQKGRYRQFHQLDVEALGYPGPDVDVELILMGRALWRELGLVAGEHYRLDINTLGEPEERRAHRDALIAHFEKHADKLDADAKNRLHTNPLRILDTKNAAMQPVVESAPKLIDFLGAESRAHFDAVCRMLDAAGQPYRINPRLVRGMDYYNRTVFEWVTDQLGSQGTICGGGRYDGLIAQMGGKAAPAIGFGLGIERLLLLLEELGLQGPSQAPDAYCVVASDAALTPAVALVEALRGQGVAVLMGGGSSMKAQLKKADASGARFALILGDDELAQGTVTVKPLRDGGGAQSQRPLAGAAQWAASLQS; the protein is encoded by the coding sequence ATGGCCGAGAAGCTCAGTGCCGTCAAGGGCATGAACGACATCCTGCCCGCGGGCGTTCCGCGCAAGGAAGTCCTGCCGCGCAACACCACGTGGGTGTGGTTCGACGAGGTCGTGCGCCGCGTCATGCAGCGCTACGGCTACCAGTACATCGTGACGCCGGTGGTCGAGCCCACGCAGCTGTTCGTGCGCGGCCTGGGCGAGGTGACCGACATCGTCGAGAAGGAGATGTACTCCTTCACCGATTCGATGAACGGCGATGCGCTCACGCTGCGGCCCGAAGCCACGGCCGGCATCGTGCGCGCGGTGGTCGAGCACAACGCGCTCTACAACGGCCCGCTGCGCGTGTGGACCACGGGCCCGATGTTCCGCCACGAGCGCCCGCAGAAGGGCCGCTACCGCCAGTTCCACCAGCTGGACGTCGAGGCGCTGGGCTATCCCGGCCCGGACGTCGACGTCGAGTTGATCCTGATGGGCCGCGCCCTGTGGCGCGAGTTGGGCCTGGTCGCGGGCGAGCACTATCGCCTCGACATCAACACGCTGGGCGAGCCCGAGGAGCGCCGGGCGCACCGCGACGCCCTCATCGCCCACTTCGAGAAGCACGCCGACAAGCTCGATGCTGACGCGAAGAACCGCCTGCACACCAACCCGCTGCGCATCCTCGACACGAAGAACGCCGCGATGCAGCCGGTGGTCGAGTCCGCGCCGAAGCTGATCGATTTCCTCGGCGCCGAGTCGCGCGCGCATTTCGACGCGGTCTGCAGGATGCTCGACGCCGCCGGCCAGCCGTACCGCATCAACCCGCGCCTGGTGCGCGGCATGGACTACTACAACCGCACCGTGTTCGAGTGGGTGACCGACCAGCTCGGCTCGCAGGGCACGATCTGCGGCGGCGGCCGCTACGACGGCCTCATCGCCCAGATGGGCGGCAAGGCGGCGCCCGCGATCGGCTTCGGCCTGGGCATCGAGCGCCTGCTGCTGCTGCTCGAGGAGCTCGGCCTGCAAGGCCCTTCGCAGGCGCCCGATGCGTACTGCGTTGTCGCTTCGGATGCCGCGCTGACGCCCGCCGTGGCGCTCGTGGAAGCCTTGCGCGGGCAGGGCGTGGCCGTCCTGATGGGCGGCGGCAGCTCGATGAAGGCCCAGCTGAAGAAGGCCGACGCGAGCGGCGCGCGCTTCGCCCTGATCCTGGGCGACGACGAGCTCGCGCAAGGCACCGTCACCGTGAAGCCCCTGCGCGACGGCGGCGGCGCGCAATCGCAAAGGCCCCTGGCGGGCGCCGCCCAGTGGGCGGCCTCTCTCCAGTCATAA